A single Osmerus mordax isolate fOsmMor3 chromosome 9, fOsmMor3.pri, whole genome shotgun sequence DNA region contains:
- the eml5 gene encoding echinoderm microtubule-associated protein-like 5 isoform X4, with product MADRTAPNCHLRLEWVYGYRGHQCRNNLYYTAAKEIVYFVAGVGVVYNTREHKQKFYLGHNDDIISLALHPERVLVATGQVGKEPYICVWDSYTVQTVSILKDVHSHGIACLAFDLEGQCLVSVGLDSKNTICVWDWRRGRVLAAAPGHTDRIFDISWDLYQPSKLVSCGVKHIKFWSLCGNALTPKRGVFGKTGDLQTILCLACAKDEVTYSGALNGDIYVWKGINLLRTVQGAHGSGIFSMNACEEGFATGGRDGCVRLWDLSFKPITVMDLKETDQGYKGLSVRSVCWRGDHILVGTQDSEIFEVVVHDRTKPFLIMQGHCEGELWALAVHPTKPLAMTGSDDRSVRIWSLIDHALIARCNMEEPIRCAAVSTDGIHLALGMKDGSFTVLRVRDMTEVVHIKDRKEAIHELKYSPDGAHLAVGSNDNSVDVYGVVQRYKKVGECIGSCSFITHMDWSTDSKYLQTNDGSGRRLFYRMPSGKEIANREDLKMVQWSSWTCVLGPEVNGIWPKYSEINDINSVDANFNNQVLVTADDYGLVKLLRYPCIRKGAKFKKYLGHSAHITNARWSHDYQWVITIGGADHSVFQWKFVPERKSKEALHIAPQESLADSNSEESDSDQSDVPEMDSEIEQETQLTYRRQVYKEDLPQLKEQCREKHRALAMKKRERAPGSGVKLHFIHGYRGYDCRSNLFYTQTGEIVYHVAAVGVVYNRQQNTQRFYMCHDDDILCLAIHPLKDYVATGQVGRDSSIHIWDTEVLKPMSVLKGSHQLGVCALDFSADGKRLASVGLDDNHTIVLWDWRKGEKLSAIRGSKDKIFVVKINPYMADKLITAGVKHMKFWHKAGGGLIGRKGNMGKTETMMCAVYGWTEETVFSGTCTGDICIWRDMFLVKTVKAHDGPVFSMHALEKGFVTGGKDGIVALWDDTFERCLKTYAIKRAVLAPGSKGLLLEDNPSIRAISLGHGHILVGTKNGEILEVDKSGPITLLVQGHMEGEVWGLATHPHLPLCATVSDDKTLRIWDLSPSHCMLAVRKLRKGGRCCCFSPDGKALAVGLNDGSFLIVNADTLEDLVSFHHRKDVISDIRFSPGTGKYLAVASGDSFVDIYNVMSSKRVGVCKGSLNSITHLDWDKRGKLLQVNTGAKEQLFFEAPRGKRQTIPSTEVEKIDWSTWTCVLGASCEGIWPVVSEVTEVTSACLTSDRKVLATGDDLGYVKLFRYPVKGKYAKFKRYVAHSTHVTNVRWTHDDGLLVTVGGGDTCLMIWSHEAEGHRVARHCDSEESDIESEDDGGYDSDVTRENEINYTIKALSTNVRPMTGVKPHMQLKEPSVDERPPVSRALPQPEKLQTNNVGKKKRPIEDLVLDLVFGYRGNDCRNNVHYLNDGADIIYHTASVGVVLNLTTACQSFYLEHSDDILCLTINQHPKFPNVVATGQVATSPSIHVWDATSKQTLSVLRCFHSRGVCSVSFSATGKLLLSVGLDPEHTVTIWKWQEGAKVASRSGHTQRIFVAEFRPDSDTQFVSVGIKNVRFWTLAGRALLSKRGVMSSVEDARMQTMLSVAFGANNLTFTGTISGDVCVWKEHVLVRVVAKAHTGPVFTMYTTLRDGLIVTGGKERPSKEGGALKLWDQELKRCRAFRLETGQVIDCVRSVCRGKGKILVGTRNAEIIEVGEKNAACNILVNGHMDGPIWGVGAHPTRDVFLSAAEDGTVRLWDIPEKKMLNKVNLGHPARAVSYSPEGDMVAIGMKNGEFIILLVTSLKIWGKKRDRRSPIQDIRFSPDSRYLAVGSTESAVDFYDLTLGPQLNRINCCRDIPSFVMQMDFSADSCYVQISTGAYKRLVYEVPSGKQVTEQSVIDRITWATWTSVLGDEVVGIWSRNTDKADVTCACVSHSGLNIVTGDDFGMVKLLDFPCQEKFAKHKRFLGHSAHLTNIRFTSGDRFVISAGGDDRSLFVWRCVHAPH from the exons tctagctctccACCCGGAGCGCGTGCTGGTAGCGACAGGCCAGGTGGGGAAGGAGCCTTACATCTGTGTGTGGGACTCCTACACCGTCCAGACTGTGTCCATCCTGAAGGACGTCCACTCACACGGCATCGCCTGCTTGGCCTTCGACCTGGAGGGACAG TGTCTGGTCTCAGTGGGCCTCGACTCGAAGAACACTATATGTGTgtgggactggaggagaggaagagtccTGGCTGCTGCCCCTGGCCACACCGACCGG ATATTTGACATATCGTGGGATTTGTATCAGCCCAGCAAGCTTGTCAGCTGTGGTGTCAAACATATCAAG ttcTGGAGCTTGTGTGGCAACGCTCTGACCCCCAAACGAGGTGTCTTTGGCAAAACGGGAGACCTCCAGACAATCCTCTGCCTCGCCTGTGCCAAGGACGAGGTCACGTACTCTGGTGCCTTGAACGGAGACATCTACGTGTGGAAGGGCATCAATCTGCTGCGTACGGTCCAGGGAGCACACGGG tcaGGGATATTCAGCATGAACGCCTGTGAGGAGGGCTTCGCTACCGGGGGGCGCGACGGCTGTGTGCGTCTCTGGGACCTCAGCTTCAAACCCATCACTGTCATGGACCTCAAGGAGACAGATCAAGGATATAAAG ggctGTCGGTCCGCAGTGTGTGCTGGCGGGGGGACCACATCCTGGTGGGCACCCAGGACAGCGAGATCTTTGAGGTGGTGGTGCACGATCGCACCAAGCCTTTCCTCATCATGCAGGGTCACTGCGAGGGCGAGCTGTGGGCGCTCGCCGTCCACCCCACCAAGCCCCTGGCCATGACCGGCAGTGACGACCGCTCTGTCAG GATATGGAGTCTGATCGACCACGCGCTGATCGCTCGCTGCAACATGGAGGAGCCCATCCGCTGCGCTGCCGTGAGCACTGATGGGATCCACCTGGCTCTGGGCATGAAGGACGGCTCCTTCACCGTCCTCAGGGTCAG GGACATGACAGAGGTGGTCCACATCAAGGACAGGAAGGAGGCCATCCATGAGCTGAAGTACTCACCTGACGGAGCTCACCTGGCCGTGGGCTCCAACGACAACTCAGTGGACGTGTACGGGGTGGTGCAGAGGTACAAGAAGGTGGGGGAGTGCATCGGCTCCTGCAGCTTCATCACTCACATGGACTGGTCCACCGACAGCAAGTACCTGCAGACCAATGACGGCAGCGGCAGGAGACTCTTTTACAGGATGCCAA GCGGTAAGGAAATCGCCAACCGTGAGGATCTGAAGATGGTGCAGTGGTCGTCCTGGACGTGTGTGTTGGGTCCCGAGGTTAACGGGATCTGGCCTAAATACTCAGAGATCAACGACATCAACTCTGTGGATGCAAACTTCAATAACCAAGTTTTAGTGACGGCGGACGACTACGGATTAGTGAAACTTTTGCGATACCCGTGTATAAGAAAAG GTGCAAAATTTAAAAAGTATTTAGGTCACTCTGCCCATATAACCAACGCCAGGTGGTCACATGACTACCAGTGGGTGATAACCATTGGTGGAGCTGACCACTCTGTGTTCCAGTGGAAGTTTGTTCCGGAGAGAAAATCGAAAGAAGCGCTCCACATAGCACCTCAAG AGAGCCTGGCAGACTCCAACAGCGAGGAGTCGGACTCGGACCAGTCGGACGTGCCGGAGATGGACTCAGAGATCGAACAGGAGACGCAGCTCACGTACAGGAGACAG GTTTACAAAGAAGATCTACCTCAGCTCAAAGAGCAGTGCAGAGAGAAGCACCGAGCGCTGGCCATGAAGAAGAGGGAGCGGGCGCCAGGAAGTGGCGTCAAACTCCACTTCATCCATGG CTACAGAGGCTACGACTGCCGTAGCAACCTGTTCTACACTCAGACGGGGGAGATCGTGTACCACGTGGCGGCTGTGGGTGTGGTCTACAACCGGCAGCAGAACACCCAGCGCTTCTACATGTGCCACGACGACGACATCCTGTGCTTGGCCATCCACCCCCTCAAGGACTACGTCGCTACCGGCCAG gTTGGCAGAGACTCCTCCATTCACATATGGGACACGGAGGTTCTGAAGCCCATGTCAGTGTTGAAAGGATCCCACCAGCTGGGAGTGTGTGCACTGGACTTCTCAg CGGATGGTAAACGCCTGGCCTCTGTAGGACTGGATGACAACCACACCATTGTCCTGTGggactggaggaagggagagaagctcTCTGCCATAAG GGGAAGCAAGGATAAGATTTTCGTTGTTAAAATCAACCCATACATGGCAGACAAGCTCATCACAGCCGGCGTTAAGCACATGAAGTTTTGGCATAAAGCCG gtGGGGGTCTGATTGGTCGTAAGGGCAACATGGGGAAGACGGAGACCATGATGTGTGCGGTGTACGGCTGGACGGAGGAGACGGTGTTCTCGGGCACGTGCACTGGAGACATCTGCATCtggagagacatgttcctgGTGAAGACCGTGAAGGCCCACGACGGGCCCGTGTTCAGCATGCACGCCCTGGAGAAGGGCTTCGTGACCGGGGGAAAGGACGGCATCGTGGCTCTCTGGGACGACACCTTCGAGAGGTGCCTGAAGACCTACGCCATCAAGAGAGCCGTTCTGGCGCCCGGCTCCAAAG GGTTGCTGCTGGAGGATAACCCTTCCATACGGGCCATATCCCTGGGTCACGGTCATATCCTCGTGGGAACCAAGAACGGGGAGATACTGGAGGTGGATAAAAGCGGACCCATTACTCTCCTAGTCCAG ggccacATGGAGGGCGAGGTGTGGGGCCTGGccactcacccccacctcccgctGTGTGCCACCGTCAGCGACGACAAGACGCTGCGCATCTGGGACCTCTCCCCCAGTCACTGCATGCTGGCCGTACGCAAGCTCCGCAAGG gGGGGCGCTGTTGCTGCTTTTCCCCCGACGGCAAGGCCCTGGCCGTGGGCCTGAACGACGGCAGCTTCCTGATCGTCAACGCAGACACCCTGGAGGATCTGGTGTCCTTCCACCATCGCAAGGACGTCATCTCCGACATCCGGTTCTCTCCAG GCACTGGGAAGTACCTGGCGGTGGCGTCTGGCGACAGCTTCGTGGACATCTACAACGTGATGAGCAGTAAGAGGGTGGGCGTGTGCAAGGGGTCGCTCAACAGCATCACCCacctggactgggacaaaagaG GAAAATTACTGCAAGTCAACACCGGTGCTAAGGAGCAATTATTTTTTGAGGCGCCCCGCGGCAAGAGGCAGACTATTCCCTCAACGGAG gtggagaagatcgACTGGAGCACATGGACTTGTGTCTTGGGGGCGTCCTGTGAGGGCATCTGGCCTGTGGTCAGCGAGGTGACTGAGGTGACTTCCGCCTGCCTTACCAGCGACAGGAAGGTGCTAGCGACAGGGGACGACCTGGGATACGTCAAGCTGTTCAGGTACCCAGTCAAG GGGAAGTATGCAAAGTTCAAGCGCTACGTAGCTCACAGCACCCATGTGACCAACGTGCGGTGGACCCATGACGACGGTCTCCTGGTAACGGTTGGCGGCGGCGACACGTGCCTGATGATCTGGAGCCACGAGGCTGAGGGTCACCGCGTGGCCAGGCACTGTGACAGCGAGGAGTCGGACATCGAGAGTGAAGATGACGGGG GCTACGACAGCGACGTGACCAGGGAGAATGAGATCAACTACACCATCAAGGCCTTATCCACCAACGTGCGCCCCATGACCGGGGTGAAGCCTCACATGCAGCTGAAGGAGCCGTCTGTGGATGAGAG ACCTCCAGTCAGCAGGGCCCTGCCACAGCCAGAGAAGCTACAGACCAACAACGTGGGCAAGAAGAAGAGGCCCATTGAG GACCTGGTGCTGGATCTGGTTTTCGGTTACCGCGGCAACGACTGTCGCAACAACGTTCACTACCTGAATGATGGGGCGGATATCATCTACCATACAGCCTCAGTGGGGGTCGTCCTCAACCTGACGAcag CCTGCCAAAGCTTCTATCTAGAACATAGCGATGACATTCTGTGCCTGACTATCAATCAACACCCCAAGTTTCCCAACGTCGTGGCGACTGGCCAAGTAG CTACATCTCCCTCTATTCACGTGTGGGACGCCACCAGCAAGCAGACGCTGTCCGTGCTGCGCTGCTTCCACTCCAGGGGGGTGTGCTCGGTCAGCTTCAGCGCCACGGGCAAGCTGCTTCTGTCGGTGGGTCTGGACCCCGAGCACACCGTCACCATCTGGAAGTGGCAGGAAG GTGCCAAAGTGGCCAGCCGCTCGGGCCACACCCAGAGGATATTCGTGGCCGAGTTCCGTCCGGACTCGGACACTCAGTTCGTGTCGGTGGGCATCAAGAACGTGCGGTTCTGGACACTGGCTGGCCGCGCCCTGCTGAGCAAGAGGGGGGTGATGAGCTCTGTCGAGGACGCTCGCATGCAGACCATGCTCTCTGTCGCGTTCGGAGCT aatAACTTGACATTTACAGGTACCATtagtggggatgtgtgtgtgtggaaggaacACGTTCTAGTGAGAGTAGTGGCCAAAGCCCACACAGGTCCTGTGTTCACCATGTACACCACGCTCAGAGACGGACTCATCGTCACCGGAGGCAAGGAGAGACC GTCGAAGGAAGGAGGAGCTCTGAAGCTGTGGGACCAGGAACTGAAGCGCTGCAGAGCCTTCAGACTGGAGACGGGACAGGTCATCGACTGTGTCCGCTCCGTGTGCAGGGGCAAG GGGAAGATCTTGGTTGGGACCAGGAACGCAGAGATCATCGAGGTGGGAGAGAAGAACGCAGCGTGCAACATCCTGGTGAACGGACACATGGACGGGCCCATCTGGGGCGTGGGGGCCCACCCCACCAGGGACGTCTTCCTGTCCGCTGCAGAAGATGGAACAGTCCGCCTGTGGGACATCCCAGAAAAG AAGATGCTCAACAAGGTGAACCTGGGCCACCCAGCGCGAGCCGTCAGCTATAGCCCTGAGGGGGACATGGTGGCCATTGGCATGAAGAACGGAGAGTTCATCATCCTGCTGGTGACCTCGCTCAAGATctgggggaagaagagagacagacgctCTCCCATCCAGGATATCAG GTTCAGTCCAGATTCTCGCTACTTGGCTGTGGGTTCTACCGAGAGCGCGGTCGACTTCTACGACCTGACTCTTGGGCCGCAGCTTAACCGTATTAACTGCTGCAGGGACATCCCCAGCTTTGTGATGCAGATGGATTTCTCAGCCGACAGCTGCTATGTCCAG ATTTCCACAGGTGCTTATAAACGGCTGGTGTACGAGGTGCCGTCTGGAAAACAGGTCACAGAGCAGTCGGTTATAGACAGGATTACATGGGCCACATGGACAAG TGTTCTGGGGGACGAGGTTGTGGGGATCTGGTCCAGGAACACGGACAAAGCCGATGTCACCTGCGCCTGTGTGTCCCACTCTGGCCTCAACATCGTCACTGGCGATGACTTTGGAATGGTAAAGCTGCTTGACTTTCCGTGTCAAGAAAAGTTT GCCAAACACAAACGCTTCCTGGGGCACTCTGCCCACTTAACCAACATCCGCTTCACGAGTGGGGATCGCTTCGTCATCAGTGCCGGGGGAGACGACAGGAG CCTGTTTGTCTGGAGGTGTGTTCACGCTCCTCACTAG